In Rhodothermus marinus DSM 4252, a single genomic region encodes these proteins:
- a CDS encoding DUF3341 domain-containing protein, with protein MLKELLRSLKASMGIYEARDGSIYGLLAEFSDPAALLHAARQVRKAGYRHFDAHSPFPIHGMDEAMGLGNSKVAFITFFTGTIAGFALAWWMQWWMGAVDYPLNISGKPFFALPPSVPIIFELTILFSALAGVATMLALNGLPRPYNPLFYSKNFMRVTDDGFFLFVAASDPKFDPTATRQLLEQLGGYNIEVIEDRGEEDVTPATAPAAEAAVTTS; from the coding sequence ATGCTGAAGGAATTGCTTCGCTCGCTGAAAGCTTCGATGGGCATCTACGAGGCCCGCGACGGGTCGATCTACGGCCTGCTGGCCGAGTTTTCCGATCCGGCGGCGCTGCTCCATGCGGCCCGTCAGGTGCGCAAGGCCGGCTACCGCCACTTCGACGCGCACAGCCCCTTCCCCATTCACGGGATGGACGAGGCCATGGGGCTGGGCAACTCGAAGGTGGCCTTCATCACGTTCTTTACCGGCACGATCGCCGGCTTCGCACTGGCCTGGTGGATGCAGTGGTGGATGGGCGCCGTCGATTACCCGCTGAACATCAGCGGCAAGCCGTTCTTTGCGCTGCCGCCCTCGGTGCCCATCATCTTCGAACTGACGATCCTGTTTTCGGCGCTGGCGGGGGTAGCCACCATGCTGGCACTCAACGGCCTGCCGCGCCCCTACAACCCGCTGTTCTACTCAAAGAACTTCATGCGGGTGACCGACGATGGGTTCTTCCTGTTCGTCGCCGCCAGCGATCCGAAGTTCGATCCGACGGCCACGCGCCAGTTGCTGGAGCAGCTGGGCGGCTACAACATCGAGGTCATCGAAGACCGGGGCGAGGAGGACGTCACGCCGGCGACGGCACCGGCCGCCGAAGCTGCCGTAACCACGAGCTGA
- a CDS encoding c-type cytochrome codes for MQNITAMPRTIWTGLLLGLLLAGCRGMISSKPPVHPNLNMDFQEKFEAQELNPFFADRRAMRPPVPGTVPRGLLKEDTPFYFGKTADGAYVERIPVAVTPELVARGRERYNIYCAVCHGQAGDGQGIIMRGNYGYTPAPSFHDDRLRNVEDGYIFDVISHGVRNMPAYGHQIPVADRWAIVAYVRALQRSQHATAADVPEEVRARLQGE; via the coding sequence ATGCAGAACATCACAGCAATGCCGCGCACGATCTGGACGGGACTGCTGCTCGGCCTGCTACTGGCAGGCTGCCGGGGCATGATCTCCAGCAAGCCCCCGGTACATCCGAACCTGAACATGGACTTTCAGGAGAAATTTGAAGCGCAGGAGCTGAACCCGTTCTTCGCCGACCGCCGGGCCATGCGGCCGCCGGTACCCGGCACGGTACCCCGGGGGCTGCTCAAAGAGGATACGCCGTTCTATTTCGGTAAGACGGCCGACGGCGCCTACGTCGAGCGCATTCCCGTGGCCGTCACGCCCGAGCTGGTAGCTCGGGGTCGGGAACGCTACAACATTTACTGCGCTGTCTGCCACGGACAGGCGGGCGACGGCCAGGGCATCATCATGCGTGGCAACTACGGCTACACGCCGGCCCCGTCGTTTCATGACGACCGGCTGCGCAACGTGGAGGACGGCTACATCTTCGACGTGATCAGCCACGGCGTGCGCAACATGCCCGCCTACGGCCATCAGATCCCGGTAGCCGATCGCTGGGCCATCGTGGCCTACGTGCGGGCGCTGCAGCGCAGTCAGCACGCGACGGCGGCCGACGTGCCCGAGGAAGTCCGGGCTCGGCTTCAGGGAGAGTAA
- a CDS encoding SCO family protein, which produces MRWWGKGWWLLSLVCLLAFPAQAQRSGQQLAVFEGVGIEEQLGERIPLDLTFRDEAGQPVTLRTFFDGRRPVLLTLVYHDCPMLCNLVLDGLAKSLRQMAWTPGEQFEVLAVSFNHRETPELARRKKAHYVDMLGRPDAAAGLHFLTGDSTTIRALTDAVGFSFRWVPEKQQFAHPAVLIFLSGEGKISRYLYGLEHDPGDVRKALVEASEGKVGTVVDQVLLYCFQYDPSENSYVANAYNIMRLGGAVTVVLLGITLFLFWRRERRRQQETLQTAG; this is translated from the coding sequence ATGCGGTGGTGGGGTAAAGGGTGGTGGTTGTTGAGCCTGGTATGCTTGCTGGCATTCCCGGCGCAGGCCCAGCGGAGCGGCCAGCAGCTGGCCGTCTTTGAGGGCGTCGGGATTGAGGAGCAGCTGGGTGAGCGGATTCCGCTGGACCTGACGTTCCGGGATGAAGCGGGGCAACCGGTGACGCTCCGCACGTTCTTTGACGGTCGGCGGCCGGTGCTGCTGACGCTGGTGTATCACGACTGCCCGATGCTCTGCAACCTGGTGCTGGACGGACTGGCAAAATCGCTTCGCCAGATGGCGTGGACGCCGGGCGAGCAGTTCGAGGTACTGGCCGTCAGCTTCAATCATCGGGAGACGCCCGAGCTGGCCCGTCGCAAAAAAGCCCACTATGTGGACATGCTGGGCCGGCCGGACGCAGCGGCCGGGTTGCATTTTCTGACGGGCGATTCGACGACGATCCGGGCGCTGACCGATGCCGTCGGGTTCTCCTTCCGCTGGGTGCCCGAAAAGCAGCAGTTTGCGCACCCGGCGGTGCTGATTTTCCTGAGCGGCGAGGGAAAGATCTCGCGTTACCTCTACGGCCTGGAGCACGATCCGGGCGATGTGCGCAAGGCGCTCGTGGAAGCGTCGGAGGGAAAAGTGGGGACGGTCGTCGATCAGGTATTGCTCTACTGCTTTCAGTACGATCCGAGCGAAAATTCCTACGTAGCCAACGCATACAACATCATGCGGCTGGGTGGAGCGGTGACGGTGGTGCTGCTGGGCATCACCCTGTTTCTGTTCTGGCGACGGGAGCGGCGTCGCCAGCAGGAGACGCTCCAGACGGCCGGCTAA
- the coxB gene encoding cytochrome c oxidase subunit II, translated as MSGMILLQNTAWLPEAASSIAPEVDSLFHFWTLVSAIIFIGVVGAMTFFVVRYRRRRRDEVPEPVQEKKVVELAWIVVPTILVLIVFAWGFRVYIKMYTAPPDAYEILVHGYQWYWEFEYPNGVKTTNELHVPAGQPVKLRMTSADVIHSFYVPAFRVKQDVLPDRYSALWFEATKPGEYTVFCTEYCGTQHAGMLAKVIVHPREEFEQWLESAGIPEDMPLAELGARLYREKACFSCHSIDGSRLVGPSFKGLYGSTRTFEDGTTAVADENYLRESILQPGAKIVQGYPNVMPASYASLSEREVAALIEFIKQQQ; from the coding sequence ATGTCCGGGATGATTCTGCTGCAGAATACGGCCTGGCTGCCCGAAGCGGCTTCTTCGATCGCGCCGGAAGTGGACAGCCTGTTTCACTTCTGGACGCTGGTGAGCGCGATCATTTTCATCGGCGTCGTCGGCGCCATGACGTTCTTCGTGGTGCGCTATCGGCGCCGCCGGCGCGACGAAGTGCCGGAGCCGGTGCAAGAGAAGAAGGTGGTCGAACTGGCCTGGATCGTGGTCCCGACGATCCTCGTGCTGATCGTCTTTGCCTGGGGCTTCCGGGTGTACATCAAGATGTACACGGCGCCCCCGGATGCCTACGAAATCCTGGTACACGGCTATCAGTGGTACTGGGAGTTCGAATATCCGAACGGGGTCAAGACCACGAACGAGCTGCACGTGCCGGCCGGTCAGCCGGTGAAGCTCCGCATGACCAGCGCCGACGTGATTCACAGCTTCTACGTGCCGGCCTTCCGGGTCAAACAGGACGTGCTGCCCGATCGCTACTCGGCGCTCTGGTTCGAGGCCACCAAACCCGGCGAGTACACGGTCTTCTGCACAGAATACTGCGGCACGCAGCACGCGGGCATGCTGGCCAAAGTGATCGTGCATCCGCGTGAAGAGTTCGAGCAGTGGCTGGAGAGCGCCGGCATTCCCGAAGACATGCCGCTGGCCGAGCTGGGCGCCCGGCTTTATCGGGAGAAGGCCTGCTTCAGTTGCCACAGCATCGACGGATCGCGCCTGGTAGGGCCTTCGTTCAAGGGGCTGTATGGCTCGACGCGTACGTTCGAAGATGGTACCACGGCGGTTGCCGACGAAAACTATCTCCGGGAATCTATTCTGCAACCCGGAGCTAAAATTGTCCAGGGTTATCCGAACGTGATGCCGGCCAGCTACGCTTCGTTGAGCGAACGCGAAGTGGCCGCGTTGATCGAATTTATCAAGCAGCAGCAGTAA